A DNA window from Malus domestica chromosome 12, GDT2T_hap1 contains the following coding sequences:
- the LOC103430436 gene encoding putative E3 ubiquitin-protein ligase XBAT31: MGQGLSCGEPRESGVFGAVENGDLDLVGAMVEADPSVLELSKGRSRLSALHVAAANGRIEVLSMLLDRSVINPDVVNRYKQTPLMLAAMNGNITCVQKLIQAGANILMFDSLNGRTCLHYAAYYGHSDCLQAILSTAHSTPVANSWGFARFVNIRDGGGATPLHLAARQREPECVHVLLDNGALVCALTGGYGYPGSTPLHLAARGGSLDCVRELLAWGADRLQKDSSGRIPYTVALKHKHQACAAVLNPSSAEPLVWPSPLKFISELNPEAKALLERALMEANMEREKTILKDTVYSLPSPLHSDAEADDNASEASDVDLCCICFDQLCTIEVGPCGHQMCAHCTLALCCHKKPDPSSTCPTVPVCPFCRTTITQLVVANIKANNDMDPEMSPAKPRRSRKSNVSEGRSSFKGLSPMSSFGRMGNRSSGKVAAECNEEIHKL; the protein is encoded by the exons ATGGGTCAGGGCCTGAGCTGTGGAGAACCTCGTGAGAGTGGAGTCTTTGGAGCTGTGGAGAATGGGGACCTGGATCTCGTTGGAGCAATGGTGGAAGCTGACCCAAGTGTTTTGGAGCTGAGCAAAGGCCGCAGCCGGCTGTCTGCTCTGCATGTCGCCGCTGCAAATGGCCGGATCGAG GTTCTCTCTATGCTGTTGGATCGGTCTGTTATCAATCCAGATGTGGTGAATCGATACAAACAG ACTCCGTTAATGTTGGCTGCGATGAATGGGAATATCACTTGTGTCCAGAAGCTTATCCAAGCGGGAGCAAAT ATATTGATGTTTGATTCCCTGAACGGAAGAACCTGCCTGCATTACGCTGCATACTATGGCCATTCAGACTGCCTTCAAGCCATTCTCTCAACCGCGCATTCCACCCCTGTTGCAAATTCTTG GGGATTTGCGAGATTTGTGAACATAAGAGATGGAGGTGGTGCAACCCCATTGCATTTAGCTGCCCGCCAAAGAGAGCCAGAGTGCGTTCATGTTCTTTTAGACAATGGGGCTCTTGTTTGTGCTTTAACTGGTGGATATGG CTACCCTGGAAGTACACCACTTCACTTAGCTGCTCGTGGTGGATCCTTAGATTGTGTCAGAGAGTTGCTTGCTTGGGGAGCGGATCGGCTTCAAAAAGACTCTTCTGG GAGAATACCATATACAGTTGCTCTGAAGCACAAGCATCAAGCTTGCGCAGCCGTATTGAACCCTTCATCAGCAGAGCCTCTTGTCTGGCCATCGCCTTTGAAGTTCATCAGTGAGCTCAATCCAGAGGCTAAAGCTTTGTTAGAAAGGGCATTAATGGAGGCAAACATGGAGAGGGAGAAAACTATCTTGAAGGATACAGTTTACTCACTTCCATCTCCTCTGCATTCAGATGCAGAGGCTGATGATAATGCCTCTGAG GCTAGTGATGTGGACCTGTGCTGCATATGCTTTGACCAGTTATGCACAATTGAGGTCGGACCATGTGGTCATCAAATGTGCGCACATTGTACCCTTGCTCTATGCTGCCACAAGAAGCCCGATCCATCATCTACTTGTCCTACAGTCCCAGTTTGCCCCTTTTGCCGAACCACCATTACCCAACTAGTTGTTGCCAACATTAAGGCCAACAATGACATGGATCCAGAAATGAGTCCCGCAAAGCCAAGGAGATCAAGAAAGTCTAATGTCAGTGAAGGCAGAAGTAGCTTCAAGGGGTTGTCTCCCATGAGCTCATTCGGAAGGATGGGAAATCGCAGTTCAGGTAAGGTAGCTGCCGAGTGCAATGAGGAGATCCATAAGCTTTGA
- the LOC103450718 gene encoding large ribosomal subunit protein eL36x-like, whose protein sequence is MAPAAPKSGIFVGLNKGHIVTKRELPPRPSDRKGKTSKRVHFVRNLIREVAGFAPYEKRITELLKVGKDKRALKVAKRKLGTHKRAKKKREEMSNVLRKMRSGGDKK, encoded by the exons ATGGCTCCCGCCGCCCCCAAGAGTGGGATCTTCGTCGGCCTCAACAAAGGCCACATCGTCACCAAGCGTGAATTGCCTCCTCGCCCATCTGACCGCAAGGGG AAAACAAGCAAGAGGGTGCATTTCGTGAGGAACTTGATCAGGGAAGTTGCGGGATTTGCTCCCTATGAGAAGAGGATTACGGAGCTTTTGAAGGTCGGGAAGGACAAGCGTGCTCTTAAGGTGGCCAAGCGAAAGTTGGGTACTCACAAGAGGgccaagaagaagagagaggagaTGTCTAACGTTCTCCGCAAGATGAG GTCTGGTGGTGATAAGAAGTGA
- the LOC139189870 gene encoding uncharacterized protein: MSSSRRLYKQLQEQQQRLLAQQAELANLEEGGGGDEAFFMEEDEDDHHRRQKASHSRRVMEAVGQIAKPRRVANLDRKREKRGLIPEQKITASLRMLAYGASADQVDEIARMGKTTVLESLMRFCSAIEALYTKEYLRTPTSRDMRRLLRKGEMRGFPGMIGSIDCMHWTWKNCPSAWQGAYGDRKGAKSIILEAVASFDTWIWHAFFGVPGAQNDLNVLAQSPVFDELLQGNSPRCTYWVNGTQYEGSYYLADGIYPRWSTFVKTVPHPQTEKEKHFAKCQEGCRKDVERCFGILQARWAIVRAAARMFDVEALRSIMMTCIILHNMIVEDEYDYDAVDEYEPDPMNNSRTRIYCAHDGTEDPVQHEPLERDGRYNELIVQRYTNVQEPYWHVTRQNDLIEHQWGLHGGEDN; the protein is encoded by the exons atgtcttcttcaagaaggTTGTATAAGCAGTTGCAAGAGCAACAACAaaggttgttggcacaacaggcagaattggccaatctcgaggaaggtggaggtggagatgaggctttcttcatggaggaggatgaggatgatcaccatagaaggcagaaggcctcacattcccgccgtgtcatggaagccgtgggtcagatagccaaaccaagacgtgttgcaaacctcgatagaaaaagggaaaaacgag gtcttattcccgagcaaaaaattacggcatccttgcgaatgcttgcatatggagcatctgcagatcaagtggatgagatcgcgAGGATGGGAAAAACAACTGTTCTGGAGTCCCTGATGCGGTTTTGCTCTGCAATTGAAGCCCTCTACACCAAAGAGTACCTCCGGACACCCACGTCAAGGGACATGCGAAGGCTTctgaggaagggtgagatgcgaggcttccctggcatgattggaagcatcgactgcatgcactggacttggaaaaactgtccaagtgcgtggCAAGGAGCATATGGCGACAGAAAAGGAGCCAAAAGcatcattttggaagcggtggcttcatttgatacatggatttggcatgctttttttggtgttccaggagctcaaaatgacctaaatgtccttgcccaatccccagtgttcgacgaactgctgcaaggaaactcgccgagatgcacatattgggttaatggtacccaatacgagggatcatactaccttgcagatggcatttacccaaggtggtcaacatttgtcaaaacagtgccacatccacagactgaaaaggaaaaacactttgcaaaatgtcaagaagggtgtaggaaggatgtcgagcgttgttttggtatcctgcaagctcgttgggcgattgtcagggctgcagctagaatgtttgatgtcgaggctcttcgatccatcatgatgacgtgtattattctccataacatgattgttgaagatgagtatgattatgatgccgtcgatgaatatgagccagatccgatgaacaactcaagaacacgtatttattgtgctcatgatgGGACCGAAGATCCAGTGCAACACGAGCCGTTGGAACgtgatggacgttacaatgaattgatcgttCAGCGGTACACTAATGTGCAAGAGCCATACTGGCACGTAACCCGCcagaatgacttgattgagcaccagtgGGGATTGCATGGAGGCGAAGATAATTAG